A single genomic interval of Chloracidobacterium validum harbors:
- a CDS encoding phosphoglucomutase/phosphomannomutase family protein: MTVIKFGTDGWRGRIAREFTFANLDRVAQATAEQFLAEADGTNPLVYVGHDRRFLGEDFAARVAEIMAGNGFQVRVYDQFVPTPMVSYDCYAERARGGIVITASHNPPQFSGFKIKLPFGGSAPPEYTVQVEARLDANQPRAMPLREALAAGQVQYVPPSETYLARLGELVDLDRLRAFDGEVLVDSMYGAGGRYIERLLQGGRLRVTTLRAERDPYFGGIHPEPMMPQLQPLCDAVAQRGALLGLATDGDADRVGAVDDTGAYLNTHRLLAMLALYLIRKRGLTGGIARTVSQSVVVKRIAERHGLPTYETPVGFKHIAALMRTQDILCGGEESNGLGCKLHIPERDGIFSGLLVLEAVLAFGKKPSELVADIAAEFGHFAYDRRDLTLDHIEQGIAFIERLTADPPARIAGDTVCAVGTLDGVKLHFADESWLLFRASGTEPLVRVYSEATTTEKMQALLDFGEQLVRQSL; the protein is encoded by the coding sequence ATGACGGTTATCAAGTTTGGAACGGATGGCTGGCGTGGGCGCATTGCCCGCGAGTTTACCTTTGCCAACCTCGACCGCGTTGCGCAGGCAACCGCCGAGCAATTTCTGGCCGAGGCTGATGGCACGAACCCGCTGGTGTACGTCGGTCATGACCGGCGTTTTCTCGGTGAAGACTTCGCGGCGCGCGTCGCCGAAATCATGGCCGGCAACGGCTTTCAGGTGCGTGTTTATGATCAGTTCGTGCCGACGCCGATGGTGTCTTACGACTGCTATGCCGAGCGCGCGCGTGGCGGCATCGTGATTACGGCCAGCCACAACCCACCCCAGTTTTCCGGCTTCAAAATCAAGCTGCCCTTTGGCGGTTCGGCCCCGCCGGAATACACCGTTCAGGTCGAAGCCCGCCTGGACGCCAACCAGCCCCGAGCAATGCCCCTGCGCGAAGCGCTGGCCGCAGGACAGGTGCAGTACGTGCCGCCATCGGAAACCTATCTGGCGCGCTTGGGCGAACTGGTTGACCTGGACCGCCTGCGCGCCTTCGATGGTGAAGTGCTCGTAGATTCAATGTACGGCGCTGGCGGACGCTACATCGAGCGGTTGCTTCAGGGCGGACGGCTGCGCGTCACGACGCTGCGGGCCGAACGCGATCCCTACTTTGGCGGCATTCACCCCGAACCGATGATGCCGCAGCTCCAACCCCTGTGCGATGCGGTCGCGCAGCGGGGCGCACTCCTGGGGCTGGCAACTGATGGCGATGCCGACCGCGTCGGCGCGGTGGATGACACCGGGGCGTACCTGAATACGCACCGCCTGCTGGCCATGCTGGCGCTGTACCTGATCCGCAAGCGCGGGCTGACCGGCGGCATCGCCCGAACGGTTTCCCAAAGCGTTGTTGTCAAACGTATTGCCGAACGGCACGGGCTGCCGACCTATGAGACGCCGGTTGGCTTCAAGCACATTGCGGCGCTGATGCGTACGCAGGACATTCTATGCGGTGGCGAAGAATCCAACGGACTGGGCTGCAAGCTGCACATTCCCGAACGGGATGGCATTTTCAGTGGCTTGCTCGTGTTGGAAGCCGTCCTGGCCTTTGGCAAAAAGCCCTCCGAACTAGTTGCCGACATCGCAGCCGAGTTTGGCCACTTTGCCTATGACCGGCGCGATCTGACGCTTGACCACATCGAGCAGGGCATTGCCTTCATCGAGCGCCTGACGGCCGATCCGCCGGCCAGGATTGCCGGAGATACGGTCTGCGCGGTTGGGACGCTCGACGGCGTGAAGTTGCACTTCGCCGACGAAAGCTGGCTGCTGTTTCGCGCCTCGGGCACCGAACCGCTGGTGCGTGTCTATAGCGAGGCCACGACGACCGAAAAAATGCAAGCTTTGCTCGACTTTGGCGAACAGCTCGTGCGCCAATCACTGTGA
- the panB gene encoding 3-methyl-2-oxobutanoate hydroxymethyltransferase yields the protein MRQLRVTPDDLRTMKADGQRIVALTAYDRPTAEVCEAAGVDVVLVGDSLGNVLLGYETTIPVTMEEMLHHVKAVARSVRRALVVADMPFLSYQADLTEALRNAGRFLKEGGAQAVKLEGGDRSAETVERLVTAGIPVMGHLGYTPQSAHVFGRNVVQGRDFDAAMTLVNEALALEEAGCFAIVLECVPREVARALSERLTIPTIGIGAGNGCDGQILVFHDAVGWGPGAALKFVKPYANVGDVLRQAVSDYAREVREGTFPTAAHAFSMPAEALVLFEQELAELDAGCHE from the coding sequence ATGCGTCAATTGCGTGTTACACCAGATGACTTACGTACCATGAAAGCCGACGGTCAGCGCATCGTCGCCTTAACCGCCTACGACCGCCCGACGGCTGAAGTCTGCGAAGCAGCCGGCGTAGATGTCGTGCTCGTCGGCGACTCGCTCGGCAACGTCCTCCTTGGCTACGAAACGACCATTCCCGTCACGATGGAGGAAATGCTCCATCACGTCAAAGCCGTTGCGCGCAGTGTGCGGCGGGCGCTTGTCGTGGCGGACATGCCGTTTTTGTCCTACCAAGCTGACCTAACCGAAGCCCTGCGCAATGCTGGGCGTTTCCTCAAGGAAGGCGGCGCGCAGGCCGTCAAGCTGGAAGGGGGCGACCGCAGCGCCGAGACGGTCGAACGCCTGGTCACGGCCGGCATTCCCGTCATGGGACACCTGGGCTACACCCCTCAGTCGGCGCATGTTTTCGGCCGGAATGTCGTGCAGGGACGTGATTTCGACGCCGCCATGACGCTGGTCAACGAGGCCCTGGCGCTCGAAGAAGCCGGTTGCTTTGCCATCGTTCTCGAATGCGTTCCGCGGGAGGTCGCGCGCGCCCTGTCAGAACGGCTTACCATTCCGACGATCGGTATCGGCGCTGGCAACGGCTGTGATGGGCAAATTCTGGTCTTCCACGATGCCGTTGGTTGGGGGCCGGGCGCGGCGCTGAAGTTTGTCAAGCCATACGCCAATGTCGGTGACGTGCTGCGCCAGGCCGTGAGCGATTATGCCCGCGAGGTCCGCGAAGGGACGTTTCCGACCGCCGCACACGCCTTTTCAATGCCGGCGGAGGCGCTGGTGCTGTTCGAGCAAGAACTGGCTGAACTAGACGCCGGTTGCCATGAATGA
- a CDS encoding Imm70 family immunity protein, whose product MLRIFLWVDTKRYEIGSPAFFHCFFSTIAYRLEQDAWGSVYPCIMLEFYKGRLDYPNAAQALSELDAIQLGLEVLPPTDIVWDYDDLSRQPPWADGVLETLSCAAECFFTPSEEHLFTVLRQAFTRSAEVRHDVRIRRMA is encoded by the coding sequence ATGCTTCGCATTTTTCTCTGGGTAGATACGAAACGCTACGAAATCGGCTCGCCGGCATTCTTTCACTGTTTCTTTTCGACGATTGCCTATCGCTTGGAACAGGATGCCTGGGGGAGCGTCTATCCGTGCATCATGCTGGAATTCTACAAAGGACGGCTTGACTACCCGAACGCCGCGCAGGCGCTCAGCGAACTCGACGCCATTCAGCTTGGCTTGGAAGTCCTGCCGCCGACTGACATCGTGTGGGATTACGACGATCTCAGCCGGCAGCCGCCGTGGGCCGACGGGGTGCTGGAGACGTTAAGCTGCGCGGCGGAATGTTTTTTCACGCCGAGCGAGGAGCATTTATTCACCGTCTTGCGCCAGGCCTTTACGCGAAGCGCCGAAGTTCGGCATGACGTGCGCATCCGCCGTATGGCATGA